In the Haloferula helveola genome, one interval contains:
- the trpD gene encoding anthranilate phosphoribosyltransferase, with the protein MDALIRHLEEGKDLDPREIPVAASMLLDESVEDDKKAQLLQALSAKGETPEEIAGFVESFLEHAVDPHVGLAEIEGPTIDVCGTGGDKLDLFNVSTTAMFPVAAAGGVVVKHGNRGITSKSGGADVLEALGVRIDLPPEGFRRCLEKAGVGFLFAPAYHPAFKAIVGVRKQLATKGIRTIFNLIGPLLNPAKPQCQLVGVFSRELCPAFAEILQRLGRESAWVVHGTTGDGRSVDEVSLLGSTRVCKSGSMQEQVDEEIRPRDFGMHHAEVPELQGGDAVANAAILENILCGKETGPKRDMVLLNAGAAIACCGLADDLGDGIELARTVIDDGSALDRLRALQAAAR; encoded by the coding sequence ATGGACGCATTGATTCGGCATCTGGAAGAGGGCAAGGACCTCGACCCGCGCGAAATCCCGGTTGCAGCCTCGATGCTGCTCGACGAGTCGGTCGAGGACGACAAGAAGGCACAACTTCTCCAAGCGCTTTCGGCCAAGGGAGAGACGCCGGAGGAAATCGCGGGCTTCGTCGAGAGCTTCCTCGAACACGCGGTGGACCCGCATGTCGGTCTGGCAGAGATCGAGGGCCCGACCATCGACGTCTGCGGCACCGGTGGCGACAAGCTGGACCTCTTCAACGTTTCCACCACGGCGATGTTTCCCGTTGCTGCAGCCGGGGGAGTCGTCGTTAAACATGGCAACCGTGGCATCACTTCCAAAAGTGGAGGAGCGGATGTTCTCGAGGCTCTCGGAGTGCGAATCGATCTTCCGCCCGAAGGTTTCCGCCGTTGCCTCGAGAAGGCCGGTGTCGGCTTCCTCTTCGCGCCCGCCTACCATCCCGCGTTCAAGGCGATCGTGGGTGTCCGCAAACAGCTGGCCACAAAGGGCATCCGCACGATCTTCAACCTGATCGGTCCGTTGCTCAACCCGGCAAAACCCCAGTGCCAGCTGGTCGGGGTGTTCTCACGGGAACTCTGCCCGGCTTTCGCGGAAATCCTCCAACGGCTTGGCCGTGAAAGCGCGTGGGTCGTCCACGGCACGACCGGCGACGGCCGGTCGGTTGACGAGGTGAGCCTGCTTGGTTCGACCCGCGTTTGCAAATCCGGCAGCATGCAGGAACAGGTCGATGAGGAGATCCGCCCGCGGGATTTCGGGATGCATCATGCGGAAGTCCCGGAACTCCAGGGTGGAGATGCCGTGGCCAACGCGGCGATCCTTGAGAACATCCTTTGCGGCAAGGAGACCGGGCCGAAGCGCGACATGGTGCTTCTCAATGCCGGAGCGGCGATCGCTTGCTGCGGACTCGCGGATGATCTCGGGGACGGCATCGAGCTCGCCCGGACGGTCATCGATGACGGCTCCGCGCTGGACCGTCTGCGGGCACTCCAGGCAGCGGCGCGATAG
- a CDS encoding sodium:solute symporter family protein — protein MPNGLSSIEGFFAAIQLSAVDWGILIGFFIVALGIGVWCARSAGKNSGEFFLSGRHMPWWLLGFSMVATTFSTDTPNFVTNVVRLQGVAGNWNWWAFLITGMLTVFIYAKLWRRSNALTDIEFYELRYSGKEAAFLRGFRALYLGVFFNVMIMAMVTLAAIKIGGVMLGWSPWQSVAVAMVVTVVFSSLGGFRGVILTDFLLFIMAMVGAFAAAYYAVGHESVGGLGGLMSHVEVQDKLDIIPEFTFETDASKELLITAFLIPLAVQWWSVWYPGAEPGGGGYLAQRMLAAKNENHAIGSVLFFQVAHYALRPWPWIIVALASLVVFPSDKAPEQQAAAAALDARSADVEAVVGKPLESLDEAQLATLAELKELKATAMGCSSILKAFPNTDYSKIGHDLGYSAMLSFLPSGWLGLVLTSLVAAYMSTLSTHLNWGSSYVVNDFWQRFVRPKAGDSELVWVGRTSTVVMMGLTAVLAMYLQSALEAFQILLQVGAGTGLLFILRWFWWRINPWSEIVAMVVSFAVALWLAKSDFGAGLGYWKLPFGVGVTTVAWLIATFVTPASSHERLRAFVESVNPGGPGWKKVTDTCTERGESLNLRHAPVNLPAGILATFLGTVLVYGFLFGVGYVLYGNLGLGIGLVVLAGAAGFGIKLLWPKIRESAPDQS, from the coding sequence ATGCCGAACGGTTTGTCATCAATAGAGGGTTTTTTCGCCGCAATTCAGCTTTCTGCGGTCGACTGGGGAATCCTCATCGGCTTCTTCATCGTCGCGCTCGGCATCGGCGTCTGGTGCGCCAGAAGTGCCGGCAAGAACTCCGGTGAGTTCTTCCTCTCCGGACGCCACATGCCATGGTGGCTCCTCGGCTTCTCGATGGTCGCGACCACCTTCTCGACCGACACACCCAATTTCGTGACCAACGTCGTGCGCCTTCAGGGCGTCGCTGGCAACTGGAACTGGTGGGCCTTCCTCATTACCGGGATGCTGACGGTGTTCATTTACGCGAAACTCTGGCGCCGCTCGAATGCCCTCACTGATATCGAGTTCTATGAGCTTCGTTACTCTGGCAAGGAAGCGGCGTTCCTGCGTGGCTTCCGCGCCCTTTACCTTGGCGTCTTTTTCAACGTGATGATCATGGCCATGGTCACATTGGCCGCGATCAAGATCGGCGGGGTGATGCTCGGCTGGTCACCATGGCAATCGGTCGCCGTCGCCATGGTCGTGACGGTCGTCTTCTCTTCGCTCGGCGGTTTTCGCGGGGTTATCCTCACCGACTTTCTGCTGTTCATCATGGCCATGGTCGGGGCATTCGCCGCCGCCTACTATGCCGTTGGCCATGAATCCGTCGGGGGCCTCGGTGGTCTGATGTCGCACGTCGAGGTTCAGGACAAACTCGACATCATTCCGGAGTTCACCTTCGAAACCGACGCCTCCAAGGAGCTCCTCATCACCGCCTTCCTTATCCCGCTGGCGGTCCAGTGGTGGAGCGTTTGGTATCCCGGCGCGGAGCCCGGAGGTGGTGGCTATCTCGCCCAACGGATGCTTGCGGCAAAGAACGAGAACCATGCGATCGGCTCGGTGCTCTTCTTCCAGGTCGCGCACTACGCCCTGCGGCCCTGGCCATGGATCATCGTCGCGCTTGCCTCACTCGTCGTCTTCCCTTCGGACAAGGCTCCCGAACAACAGGCGGCCGCTGCCGCTCTTGACGCTCGGAGCGCTGATGTGGAAGCCGTCGTCGGAAAACCCCTGGAGTCCCTTGATGAGGCCCAGCTCGCGACGCTAGCCGAACTGAAGGAACTGAAGGCGACCGCCATGGGCTGCTCGTCGATTCTCAAGGCTTTCCCGAACACCGACTACAGCAAGATCGGCCACGACCTCGGCTACTCGGCCATGCTTTCTTTCCTGCCATCGGGTTGGCTCGGCTTGGTCCTGACCTCGCTGGTCGCGGCCTACATGAGCACGCTCTCGACCCACCTGAACTGGGGATCGTCCTACGTGGTGAACGACTTCTGGCAGCGCTTCGTCCGGCCGAAGGCGGGCGACTCCGAACTCGTGTGGGTCGGCCGCACCTCGACAGTCGTGATGATGGGACTGACCGCAGTCCTGGCGATGTATCTCCAGAGCGCGCTCGAAGCTTTCCAGATCCTGCTTCAGGTCGGTGCCGGAACCGGCCTTCTCTTCATTCTCCGCTGGTTCTGGTGGCGCATCAATCCGTGGAGCGAGATCGTCGCGATGGTGGTCTCCTTCGCGGTTGCCCTGTGGCTGGCGAAAAGCGATTTCGGTGCTGGGCTCGGCTACTGGAAGCTTCCCTTTGGCGTCGGCGTCACGACCGTCGCATGGCTGATCGCGACCTTCGTCACACCCGCATCGAGCCACGAACGGCTTCGGGCATTCGTCGAGTCGGTGAATCCGGGGGGTCCGGGCTGGAAAAAGGTGACCGACACCTGCACGGAGCGAGGTGAATCGCTGAACCTCCGCCACGCACCCGTCAATCTGCCCGCAGGCATTCTCGCCACCTTCCTCGGCACCGTACTGGTCTACGGATTCCTCTTCGGGGTAGGCTACGTGCTCTACGGCAATCTCGGACTCGGCATCGGCTTGGTCGTTCTCGCAGGCGCCGCCGGATTCGGGATCAAACTGCTGTGGCCGAAGATCCGCGAATCCGCTCCGGATCAATCCTGA
- a CDS encoding thioredoxin family protein, whose amino-acid sequence MAETLSTFSLKPGDAAPEFELPAADGALQSLTGARGEKGTLVFFACNHCPYVVMLADAIASIANDLADKGIATVAISSNDVENYPQDSPELMASFAKEHGWEFPYLYDESQDVAKAYGAACTPDFFLFDSVGNLYYAGQFDDSRPKNGRQPDGADLMAAVADMLAGRSAPERQLPSSGCNIKWKPGNEPAYFG is encoded by the coding sequence ATGGCTGAGACGCTTTCGACATTTTCTCTGAAACCGGGTGATGCCGCTCCTGAATTCGAGCTTCCCGCGGCCGATGGGGCGCTCCAATCCCTCACCGGCGCGAGGGGAGAGAAGGGGACCTTGGTTTTCTTCGCCTGCAACCACTGCCCCTATGTCGTGATGCTTGCTGATGCGATCGCGAGCATTGCGAACGACTTGGCGGACAAGGGGATCGCGACCGTCGCGATCTCGTCCAACGACGTCGAGAACTACCCGCAGGACTCGCCGGAACTGATGGCGAGCTTTGCCAAGGAGCATGGCTGGGAATTCCCGTATCTCTACGACGAGTCTCAAGATGTCGCCAAAGCCTACGGTGCCGCCTGCACGCCTGACTTCTTCCTCTTCGACTCGGTCGGGAATCTCTACTACGCCGGTCAATTCGATGACTCCCGGCCGAAGAATGGCCGCCAACCCGACGGCGCGGATCTCATGGCAGCCGTCGCCGACATGCTGGCCGGGCGATCCGCTCCCGAGCGACAGCTGCCGAGCAGTGGCTGCAACATCAAGTGGAAGCCGGGCAACGAACCGGCCTACTTTGGCTGA
- the moeB gene encoding molybdopterin-synthase adenylyltransferase MoeB produces the protein MDDLTLSDAERLRYARHLSIPGVGEEGQLRLKRSSVLLIGTGGLGSPAALYLAAAGVGKLGLVDDDKVERSNLQRQILHGESGVGRPKLESAKERLREINPHIEVVCHESRFTPDNAEKLVAAYDLVIDGSDNFPTRFLSNDACYFARKPLVYGSIFRFEGQLTVFAPHLGGPCYRCMLPTMPPPGAAPSCAEAGVLGVLPGIIGTLQAMEAIKLLLDVGEVPLGKLLCYDALRTSFRTLRLSPDPACKLCSSEASLRSIRNPETLTDPSCTMPDIPSISVDELDARIRSGKPYVLIDVRQPEEHAEHSIPGGKLIPLDELPGRLEEIPRDGEVLVHCKAGGRSARAVSLMLESGIPGAINVAGGIDAWLKRSGT, from the coding sequence ATGGACGATCTGACCCTCTCCGATGCCGAACGGCTCCGATACGCCCGCCACCTGAGCATTCCGGGTGTCGGCGAGGAGGGCCAGTTGCGGCTCAAACGGTCGTCGGTCCTTCTGATCGGAACCGGCGGCCTCGGTTCGCCGGCGGCTCTCTACCTTGCAGCGGCCGGGGTCGGGAAACTGGGGTTGGTCGATGACGACAAGGTGGAGCGCTCCAATCTCCAGCGGCAGATCCTCCACGGTGAGTCCGGTGTCGGTCGCCCCAAGCTCGAAAGCGCGAAGGAACGGTTGAGGGAGATCAATCCGCACATCGAGGTCGTGTGCCATGAGTCGCGCTTCACGCCCGATAACGCCGAAAAGCTGGTCGCTGCATATGACCTCGTCATCGACGGCTCCGACAATTTCCCGACGCGTTTTCTCAGCAACGACGCGTGCTACTTCGCGCGCAAGCCTCTCGTCTACGGGTCGATCTTCCGTTTCGAAGGGCAGCTCACGGTCTTCGCTCCCCATCTTGGAGGTCCCTGCTACCGCTGCATGCTCCCGACGATGCCGCCTCCGGGAGCCGCGCCGAGTTGTGCGGAGGCCGGGGTGCTCGGTGTCCTTCCCGGTATCATCGGCACGCTGCAGGCGATGGAGGCGATCAAGCTGTTGCTCGATGTGGGCGAGGTGCCGCTCGGCAAGTTGCTATGCTACGACGCCCTCCGTACTTCCTTCAGGACACTCCGGCTCAGTCCGGATCCGGCTTGCAAGCTGTGCTCGTCCGAAGCTTCGCTCCGTTCCATCCGCAATCCCGAAACCCTCACCGATCCTTCCTGCACCATGCCCGACATTCCCTCGATCAGCGTCGATGAACTCGATGCCCGCATTCGCTCCGGAAAGCCCTACGTCCTGATCGATGTGCGGCAGCCGGAAGAGCACGCCGAGCACTCGATCCCCGGCGGCAAGCTCATCCCGCTTGATGAATTGCCCGGCCGGCTTGAGGAGATTCCCCGCGACGGCGAGGTTCTCGTCCACTGCAAGGCCGGCGGACGCTCCGCAAGGGCGGTGTCGCTGATGCTGGAAAGCGGGATTCCGGGCGCGATCAATGTCGCTGGCGGCATCGACGCATGGTTGAAGCGATCGGGAACCTGA
- a CDS encoding S1C family serine protease: MNKPIILLTSLALWTPLSAVQSLESTYRTAGPAVHGAFDDVQPFLQTGSAVFQKGRDEIIFGTVISPDGFILTKASELGDLDGVSVTVDRERYDNPVLVAQDHAWDVALVKIEAEGLIPVDIAGDDIEQGTWVVANGATSRSKRRVQVGIVAANVREVYAKGGTVLGVALKADTEEIVVDEVTEGTGAEAAGLMSGDKIVSFEGEEITDRESLMEKLEKRRVGDEVQIGIERDGKKITLPVELAGRADVFGEEKTRNDAMSGEFSERRTGFPKVMQTDVMGNRRFMGGPVLDLDGRCVGMNIARYSRCETYAIPGRELKELAGQMMESAKTR; encoded by the coding sequence ATGAATAAACCGATCATCCTTCTCACCTCGCTCGCACTCTGGACTCCGCTGAGTGCGGTACAATCGCTCGAGTCGACCTACCGGACCGCAGGCCCTGCGGTTCACGGAGCCTTCGACGACGTCCAGCCCTTCCTCCAGACGGGAAGCGCCGTATTCCAGAAAGGACGCGACGAGATCATCTTCGGCACGGTGATCTCGCCCGACGGATTCATTCTCACCAAGGCAAGCGAGCTCGGTGATCTGGACGGCGTCAGCGTGACGGTGGACCGGGAACGCTACGACAACCCGGTGCTGGTCGCCCAAGACCACGCATGGGATGTGGCACTCGTGAAGATCGAGGCCGAGGGGTTGATTCCCGTCGACATTGCCGGCGACGACATCGAGCAGGGCACCTGGGTCGTGGCCAACGGAGCCACCAGCCGGAGCAAACGGCGGGTCCAGGTCGGAATCGTCGCGGCGAACGTCCGTGAGGTGTACGCCAAGGGCGGCACCGTGCTCGGCGTTGCCCTGAAGGCGGACACCGAAGAAATTGTCGTCGATGAAGTCACGGAAGGCACCGGCGCCGAAGCCGCAGGCCTGATGTCCGGCGACAAGATCGTCAGTTTCGAGGGTGAGGAAATCACGGACCGGGAGAGCCTGATGGAAAAGCTTGAGAAGCGCAGGGTTGGCGACGAGGTCCAGATCGGTATCGAGCGCGACGGGAAAAAGATCACCCTTCCGGTCGAGCTCGCCGGACGCGCGGATGTGTTTGGCGAGGAGAAGACGCGGAACGACGCGATGAGCGGGGAGTTCTCGGAACGCCGGACCGGCTTCCCGAAGGTCATGCAAACCGACGTCATGGGCAACCGCCGCTTCATGGGTGGTCCCGTACTGGATCTCGACGGGCGCTGCGTCGGCATGAACATCGCGCGCTACAGCCGCTGCGAGACCTATGCCATTCCGGGTCGCGAGCTGAAGGAACTCGCGGGCCAGATGATGGAGTCGGCCAAGACCCGCTGA
- a CDS encoding S1C family serine protease, protein MNRLTLIASLCGLSALPLLAARPEINDKKAPSSRQDLEQIQSLLKQVLPDARKATVCIELGQGSGSGVVVSEDGLILTAAHVTGGVGKEFTVRFEDGRSFKAKSLGLNSETDAAIAKIIDKGSYPFVPIEREDRTRLGDWVFSLGHSGGFDEDRGSVVRLGRIVRVADSTYQSDCNLIGGDSGGPLFDLEGKLIGIHSRVGQRLPENMHVPMREYLSNWDKMMGGEFMGEGPFAKKPEKGKGFLGLAAEKREEGGLRVKKVGRESPAEAAGIKEGDILLKMDGVDLVERDDIKELLKEKAPDDAVSFEMLREGKSETLTLRLGNRDE, encoded by the coding sequence ATGAATCGTCTGACCCTGATTGCCTCCCTTTGCGGTCTCTCCGCCCTACCTCTTCTGGCGGCCCGGCCGGAGATCAATGACAAGAAGGCCCCCTCCAGCCGACAGGACCTCGAGCAGATCCAGTCTCTTCTCAAGCAGGTGCTCCCGGATGCCCGGAAGGCCACGGTCTGCATCGAACTCGGACAGGGCTCGGGAAGCGGTGTCGTCGTTTCCGAGGACGGTCTCATCCTCACCGCCGCCCACGTCACGGGGGGCGTCGGAAAGGAATTCACGGTCCGCTTCGAAGACGGCCGGTCATTCAAAGCGAAGTCGCTCGGCCTCAACTCGGAGACCGATGCCGCGATTGCCAAGATCATCGACAAGGGCAGTTACCCCTTCGTTCCGATCGAGAGGGAGGACCGGACACGCTTGGGCGACTGGGTCTTTTCGCTCGGTCACTCGGGAGGCTTCGACGAGGACCGCGGCAGCGTTGTGCGGCTCGGCCGGATCGTCCGCGTCGCCGACTCGACTTACCAGTCCGACTGCAACCTGATCGGTGGGGACTCGGGCGGACCGCTCTTCGACCTCGAAGGCAAGCTCATCGGGATCCACTCGCGGGTAGGCCAGCGCCTTCCGGAAAACATGCACGTCCCGATGCGCGAGTATCTCAGCAACTGGGACAAGATGATGGGTGGCGAGTTTATGGGCGAAGGCCCGTTCGCGAAGAAGCCCGAGAAAGGGAAGGGGTTCCTCGGACTTGCCGCCGAGAAGCGTGAAGAGGGCGGATTGCGGGTGAAGAAAGTCGGTCGCGAGTCGCCTGCGGAAGCCGCCGGAATCAAGGAGGGCGATATCCTCCTCAAGATGGACGGCGTGGATCTGGTAGAGCGGGACGACATCAAGGAACTCCTCAAGGAAAAGGCCCCCGACGACGCGGTCAGCTTCGAGATGCTGCGCGAAGGAAAAAGCGAAACCCTCACCCTCCGTCTTGGAAACCGAGATGAATAA
- a CDS encoding methyltransferase domain-containing protein, translating into MTDWDARWREGETPWDKGEPAPPLLECLDGPDGEFLAGARVLVPGCGSGHDVRALARAGATVTGLDLSPTALEVAQSFPEVGGETYLPGDFLEWHSECFDAVWEHTCFCAIDPADRGRYAAAASRLIRPAGRLVGVFYLTPWDPDEEPDGPPHASDRDEIVRHFSPWFSLIREKVPERAYPGREGREWLVAMERNTAEPGSCGRGAGGLS; encoded by the coding sequence ATGACCGACTGGGACGCACGCTGGAGGGAAGGGGAAACGCCTTGGGACAAGGGAGAGCCCGCGCCGCCTCTGCTCGAGTGCCTCGATGGCCCTGACGGTGAATTTCTTGCAGGAGCCCGGGTGCTGGTTCCGGGCTGCGGGTCGGGCCATGACGTCCGGGCGCTGGCGCGGGCGGGCGCGACCGTCACCGGACTCGATCTTTCGCCCACTGCGCTCGAGGTGGCGCAGTCGTTTCCCGAAGTCGGCGGCGAGACTTACCTCCCCGGCGACTTCCTCGAGTGGCATTCGGAGTGCTTTGACGCCGTGTGGGAACACACCTGCTTCTGCGCCATCGACCCGGCCGACCGGGGGCGATACGCGGCCGCCGCATCGCGGCTGATCCGCCCGGCTGGCCGACTGGTCGGGGTGTTTTACCTGACTCCGTGGGATCCGGACGAGGAACCGGACGGACCTCCTCACGCCTCCGACCGGGACGAAATTGTGAGACATTTCTCTCCGTGGTTCTCGCTGATTCGGGAAAAGGTGCCCGAGCGCGCCTACCCGGGCCGGGAAGGCCGCGAGTGGCTGGTCGCGATGGAGCGGAACACGGCGGAACCAGGGAGTTGCGGTCGGGGCGCCGGCGGACTAAGCTGA
- a CDS encoding TPM domain-containing protein, which yields MKCPRCIQIIHQGASCCPHCGFTLENADKRFSETDRRLHRIEDRAGLMRSTERTRVGRMLHQFEARFPQLFLAVYTARHEGRSDIRQLGFWLLNRGQFLDIPEDRAGRCGIILTIDPDAKVASMTWGYTLDAFLNEKDSFLILSRAHAYWVEGRFGEGIQRVIEQLALVLMKRARHAKRNPARFERKVLPQGATTQRSDPADDGEFNEREIMES from the coding sequence ATGAAGTGCCCGCGCTGCATCCAGATCATTCACCAAGGCGCATCCTGCTGCCCGCACTGCGGGTTTACCCTCGAGAATGCCGACAAGCGTTTTTCGGAAACCGACCGGCGGCTGCACCGGATCGAAGACAGGGCCGGACTGATGCGAAGCACCGAGCGCACCCGTGTAGGTCGGATGCTTCACCAGTTCGAGGCCCGCTTTCCCCAACTCTTCCTCGCGGTCTACACTGCGCGCCACGAGGGCCGCAGTGACATCCGGCAGCTCGGTTTCTGGCTTTTGAACCGAGGCCAGTTCCTCGACATTCCCGAAGACCGGGCAGGGCGATGTGGAATCATTCTGACCATCGACCCCGATGCCAAGGTCGCCAGCATGACCTGGGGTTATACCCTCGATGCCTTCTTAAACGAAAAGGACAGCTTCCTGATTCTCAGCCGGGCCCACGCCTATTGGGTGGAGGGCCGTTTCGGCGAAGGGATCCAAAGGGTGATCGAGCAACTGGCTTTGGTTCTGATGAAGCGCGCCCGCCATGCGAAGCGGAATCCCGCCCGTTTCGAACGCAAGGTGCTGCCTCAAGGAGCCACAACCCAAAGGTCCGATCCGGCTGACGACGGAGAGTTCAACGAGAGAGAGATCATGGAGTCATGA
- the rpsP gene encoding 30S ribosomal protein S16, whose amino-acid sequence MVSLRLTRKGTKDRPYYKIVAVDSRKRRDGRYIEQIGTYDPMKDGDNWAVDLEKADKWLGCGAKPSDTVNSIIRKARTAAASA is encoded by the coding sequence ATGGTTTCTCTCCGTCTTACCCGCAAAGGAACGAAGGATCGTCCCTACTACAAGATTGTGGCTGTTGACAGCCGCAAGCGCCGCGACGGCCGCTACATCGAACAGATCGGCACCTACGATCCGATGAAGGACGGTGACAACTGGGCGGTGGATCTCGAGAAGGCCGACAAGTGGCTTGGTTGTGGTGCGAAGCCGTCCGATACGGTGAACAGCATCATTCGCAAGGCACGCACCGCTGCGGCGAGCGCCTGA
- the prfA gene encoding peptide chain release factor 1 — MDYAALIEQRRRRFAEVSEAIEDPSLFSDAKRATEVMREHRRLKETLDLWEDLESSRRQLADNEELARGEDPELAEMAADEIPELQRRIPEMEEKLQYLLLPADPDEDRDALVEIRAGAGGDEASLFAGELMRMYQRYAENRGWKVEHLGSSPSEVGGFKEVVLRIAGDEVFRFLKYESGVHRVQRVPATETQGRIHTSTVTVAVLPEAEEVDIDLKPDDLRIEVCRAGGAGGQHVNRTESAVQVFHLPTGIMVRCEDGRSQGQNKERALQILRSRLYEQKQREVQENYSANRRKLIGSGDRSEKIRTYNFPQSRITDHRIGLTTHNIDGILNGSLEELTDALQRAEMAERLAEAEAAR, encoded by the coding sequence ATGGACTACGCCGCCCTCATCGAACAACGCCGCCGCAGGTTTGCGGAGGTCTCCGAAGCGATTGAGGACCCTTCCCTGTTCAGCGATGCGAAGCGTGCGACCGAGGTTATGCGGGAGCACCGGCGGTTGAAGGAGACACTGGACCTCTGGGAGGACTTGGAAAGTAGCCGGCGACAGTTGGCCGACAACGAGGAACTCGCCCGGGGAGAGGATCCGGAGCTTGCCGAGATGGCGGCGGATGAGATCCCGGAACTCCAACGACGAATTCCGGAGATGGAGGAAAAGCTTCAGTATCTTCTGCTGCCGGCCGATCCGGACGAGGACCGGGACGCGTTGGTCGAGATCCGTGCGGGCGCCGGTGGCGACGAGGCATCCCTCTTCGCCGGGGAGCTGATGCGGATGTACCAACGCTACGCGGAAAACCGGGGGTGGAAGGTCGAGCATCTCGGCAGCAGCCCTTCTGAAGTGGGTGGTTTCAAGGAAGTGGTGCTGAGGATCGCCGGCGACGAGGTGTTTCGCTTTCTGAAATACGAGAGCGGCGTTCATCGCGTCCAGCGCGTGCCCGCGACCGAGACCCAGGGCCGGATCCATACCTCGACCGTGACCGTCGCCGTGCTGCCGGAGGCTGAGGAGGTGGATATCGACCTGAAGCCTGACGATCTCCGGATCGAGGTTTGCCGGGCGGGCGGTGCCGGCGGCCAGCACGTCAACCGCACCGAGTCCGCGGTCCAGGTCTTCCACCTGCCTACGGGCATCATGGTGCGCTGCGAGGACGGCCGATCCCAAGGCCAGAACAAGGAAAGAGCGCTCCAGATCCTTCGAAGCCGGCTATACGAGCAGAAGCAGCGGGAAGTTCAGGAGAACTACTCGGCCAACCGCAGGAAGCTGATCGGTTCGGGTGACCGGTCGGAGAAGATCCGAACCTACAATTTCCCGCAGAGCCGGATCACCGACCACCGGATCGGTCTCACCACCCACAATATCGACGGGATTCTGAACGGTTCGCTGGAGGAACTCACCGATGCCTTGCAGCGGGCGGAGATGGCCGAACGGCTTGCCGAGGCCGAGGCCGCCCGCTGA